One genomic window of Sporosarcina ureae includes the following:
- a CDS encoding EamA family transporter, with amino-acid sequence MKMWMYPLLVVLGAASYGILSTIIKLAIQDGFTASEAVTSQYYTGFLLALIIFILVKRGLPTFRGSFPVLIAGLFTAITGTVYGKAVEYMPASLAVVLLFQFTWIGMLYECVGAKRLPKRSEVVSLVFLFGGTILAAGLIDVDLSEIPWQGWAWGLAAAFSFAAFVTANQKPVPGMDVVTRLFLMSFYAAIVITFFQSPEILWNGMLGDGLWIYGSILGVFGIVLPIFLFSVGVPKVGAGMSSILSAVELPVAIIASMLLLGEKLTALQFLGIFLVLFGMTWPAILQRFAVKRRLQLRRVN; translated from the coding sequence ATGAAAATGTGGATGTATCCGCTGCTCGTTGTACTTGGAGCTGCAAGTTATGGAATTTTATCAACGATTATTAAATTAGCAATTCAAGATGGCTTCACCGCTTCGGAAGCAGTGACGAGCCAATATTATACCGGATTTCTTTTAGCGCTTATTATTTTCATCTTAGTCAAACGTGGTTTACCGACTTTCCGTGGAAGTTTCCCAGTATTAATTGCTGGTTTATTCACAGCGATTACCGGGACGGTGTACGGGAAAGCAGTTGAATATATGCCCGCTTCATTGGCGGTCGTATTACTCTTTCAATTCACTTGGATCGGAATGCTCTATGAATGTGTAGGGGCCAAGCGTTTGCCCAAACGTTCGGAAGTGGTATCACTTGTCTTTCTATTTGGCGGAACGATTTTAGCTGCCGGATTAATTGACGTTGATCTAAGCGAAATCCCATGGCAGGGATGGGCATGGGGACTTGCCGCGGCGTTTAGTTTCGCTGCGTTCGTTACAGCAAATCAGAAGCCCGTACCAGGTATGGACGTAGTGACGCGGTTGTTCTTAATGTCGTTTTATGCCGCGATTGTCATTACATTTTTCCAATCCCCAGAGATTTTATGGAACGGGATGTTAGGTGATGGTTTGTGGATTTATGGTTCCATTTTAGGTGTGTTCGGAATTGTCCTTCCTATTTTCTTGTTTTCTGTCGGAGTGCCAAAAGTCGGCGCGGGCATGTCTTCTATTTTGAGTGCTGTTGAGTTGCCTGTGGCGATTATAGCTTCGATGTTGTTGCTTGGCGAAAAGTTAACGGCTTTGCAGTTTCTTGGCATTTTCCTAGTACTGTTCGGGATGACGTGGCCGGCTATATTGCAGCGGTTTGCGGTGAAGAGGCGACTACAGTTACGACGGGTGAATTAA
- a CDS encoding multidrug resistance efflux transporter family protein, whose protein sequence is MKAMWIGVLSALFFAVTFVLNRSMELDGGSWMWSASLRYFFMVPFLVVIVAMRNGLDGIKREMTAAPWPFFIWSFVAFVLFYGPLTFSAGYSPGWLVAGTWQMTIVAGVLLAPFFTFQTKTKTGEIKTIRHRIPATSLVISLVILVGVLLIQIPHASSVSTKTILLGTLPLIIAAFAYPLGNRKMMNLVGGRLDMFQRVLAMTLMTIPIWLLLALYAWATVGLPSTSQVVQSLIVSVSSGVIATSLFFMATDLVQHDQGKLAAVEATQSVELIFAMLGEMLLLSLPVPSALSLVGMLVIIGGMSLHSYQTSLAAKKT, encoded by the coding sequence ATGAAAGCAATGTGGATCGGTGTTTTATCTGCGCTCTTTTTTGCGGTGACTTTTGTGCTGAATCGTTCTATGGAACTCGACGGTGGTAGTTGGATGTGGAGTGCCTCACTGCGCTATTTCTTCATGGTTCCGTTTCTTGTCGTGATTGTGGCGATGCGCAATGGATTGGATGGCATCAAACGGGAAATGACTGCTGCACCATGGCCTTTTTTTATTTGGAGTTTCGTGGCATTTGTTCTGTTCTACGGTCCTCTAACGTTTTCAGCCGGCTATAGTCCAGGATGGCTTGTTGCAGGAACATGGCAAATGACGATTGTGGCTGGTGTTTTGCTAGCCCCTTTCTTCACGTTCCAAACGAAGACGAAAACTGGCGAAATCAAGACAATCCGCCATCGTATACCTGCAACATCATTGGTAATTTCGTTGGTCATCTTAGTAGGCGTCCTGCTAATCCAGATTCCGCATGCTAGTAGCGTATCGACTAAAACCATTTTACTCGGTACGTTACCACTTATCATTGCAGCATTCGCCTATCCACTTGGTAATCGGAAGATGATGAACTTGGTCGGCGGCCGGCTCGATATGTTCCAGCGTGTACTCGCGATGACACTAATGACAATACCGATTTGGCTGCTCCTCGCTCTCTATGCTTGGGCGACAGTTGGCTTGCCCTCTACGAGCCAAGTCGTGCAGTCATTAATTGTTTCGGTCAGTTCAGGTGTGATCGCCACTTCACTATTCTTCATGGCGACGGATCTAGTACAACATGATCAAGGGAAACTGGCAGCTGTCGAAGCTACACAGTCCGTCGAATTAATTTTCGCCATGCTTGGCGAGATGCTATTGCTGAGCTTGCCAGTACCGAGTGCTCTTTCATTAGTTGGCATGCTGGTGATTATCGGAGGCATGTCGTTGCATAGTTATCAAACTTCATTGGCAGCAAAGAAAACATAG
- a CDS encoding DUF3243 domain-containing protein: MKKKLESEVSNMGKDKKDQILQNFNHFKGYLADKVEKGESLGMSDEQLAKTTKFIADYLSRHEEPRNREQYLLQELWDSGTKEEQHSLAHMLLKMVRQA, from the coding sequence ATGAAAAAAAAGCTGGAGTCTGAAGTTTCAAACATGGGTAAGGACAAGAAAGATCAGATTTTGCAGAACTTCAATCATTTTAAAGGGTATCTAGCCGATAAGGTAGAAAAAGGTGAAAGCCTTGGAATGAGTGATGAACAATTGGCGAAAACCACAAAGTTTATTGCCGATTATTTATCACGTCATGAAGAACCGCGAAACCGTGAGCAATATTTATTACAAGAACTGTGGGATTCAGGCACTAAAGAAGAGCAACACTCTTTGGCACATATGCTTCTAAAAATGGTTCGCCAAGCATAA
- a CDS encoding ABC transporter permease, with translation METQVLARNESFEVEQREWKLRQRKERGKRLLTIVSPLFLLVLWEVMSRTGILDIRFFPPPSTIVQTFYDMVVSGVMAKHVGVSLYRIFIGFLAGVIPGIIVGLLMGLYSPIRHFVQPIVMALMPIPTLALLPIIIILFGIGDLSKVVTIAGSVFFPVVINTAAGVLNIDKIYLDVASNYQTSQWNFFFKIALPGALPVMLEGIQMGQAIALLTIVAAEMMGATSGIGYLIWTSYKAFLLPEMYVGLILISFFGYLFSLILRALQNKLLPWR, from the coding sequence GTGGAGACTCAAGTATTGGCTCGCAATGAATCATTTGAGGTGGAACAAAGGGAATGGAAGTTGCGGCAGCGCAAAGAACGTGGCAAGCGATTGCTGACGATTGTGTCACCGTTGTTCCTGCTGGTGCTATGGGAAGTGATGTCGAGAACGGGTATCTTGGATATTCGCTTTTTCCCGCCGCCCAGTACGATTGTGCAAACCTTTTATGACATGGTTGTGAGCGGCGTGATGGCGAAACATGTTGGCGTCTCATTGTATCGGATTTTCATCGGATTTTTAGCAGGTGTCATTCCAGGCATCATTGTCGGTTTATTGATGGGATTATATTCTCCAATCCGGCATTTTGTTCAACCGATTGTCATGGCTCTTATGCCAATTCCGACGTTGGCATTATTGCCAATCATCATTATTTTATTCGGAATTGGAGATTTGTCGAAGGTTGTGACGATAGCAGGAAGTGTATTTTTCCCGGTTGTCATTAATACGGCGGCGGGTGTGTTGAATATCGATAAGATTTATTTGGATGTTGCTAGTAACTATCAAACGAGTCAGTGGAATTTCTTCTTTAAAATCGCTCTTCCCGGAGCACTTCCTGTCATGCTTGAAGGAATCCAGATGGGGCAGGCGATTGCGTTATTGACGATTGTGGCGGCAGAGATGATGGGGGCGACTTCCGGTATCGGTTATTTGATATGGACGTCCTATAAGGCCTTCTTATTACCTGAAATGTATGTGGGATTAATTCTCATTTCCTTTTTCGGTTACTTATTCTCGCTTATACTGCGTGCGCTTCAAAATAAATTATTGCCATGGAGGTGA
- a CDS encoding MFS transporter, whose translation MNLQAKSTLRELRFWRIVIGLGIASVLIFAAMYAMQPLLPILTKQFNVSVSTASLAMSVNTIGLIFGLVILGFYSDRLGRSAFVKVSVLVTALLFIPMFLTHSFTVILVLRFIQGFAMAGVLAAALAYINEEINERVVGVATALYISFNGTGGMLGRFVTGYLAERWSWELSLQLLTVAGVAVFIFLLFVLPKSNYFTPSVESMKKDMEGFGIHLKNPALLIVFGLGIALQLSFTGMWTFLPFHLTASPFSMTLDEVSYIYFAYAFGIIGAPLAGSIASKAGMNSVRFIGVLLLAVGCLLTIPTILPLIIIGYCIICLGFFSAHSLTAASVSKEATHHKGSASSLYLVSYYIGMAAGSTLVTPLWQFAGWTGLAMFSAVVPVVYVLLIRLRRRVLSKVQ comes from the coding sequence ATGAATTTACAAGCTAAATCAACGCTTCGCGAGCTTCGATTTTGGCGTATTGTCATCGGGCTGGGCATTGCTTCAGTGCTAATTTTTGCCGCGATGTATGCTATGCAGCCTTTGCTACCTATTTTAACAAAGCAATTCAATGTCTCCGTGTCCACTGCCAGTTTAGCTATGTCTGTTAATACAATAGGTCTAATCTTCGGTTTGGTGATTCTTGGGTTTTACTCCGACAGGCTAGGTAGATCCGCTTTTGTAAAAGTCTCAGTATTAGTAACGGCGCTTTTATTTATTCCGATGTTTTTGACGCATTCATTTACGGTCATCCTTGTATTGCGTTTTATACAGGGATTTGCGATGGCAGGAGTATTGGCTGCCGCACTTGCTTATATCAATGAAGAGATTAATGAGCGTGTAGTGGGTGTGGCGACAGCTCTGTATATTTCATTCAACGGTACAGGTGGAATGCTTGGTCGTTTTGTCACGGGCTATTTAGCAGAACGTTGGTCATGGGAACTGTCTCTTCAACTGCTCACAGTCGCAGGCGTGGCGGTATTTATCTTCTTACTATTCGTGTTACCAAAATCCAATTACTTCACGCCGAGTGTGGAGTCAATGAAGAAAGACATGGAAGGTTTCGGTATACATTTAAAGAATCCGGCTTTGTTAATTGTCTTTGGACTTGGTATCGCATTGCAGCTGAGCTTTACCGGCATGTGGACATTTCTACCATTCCATTTGACAGCTTCACCGTTTTCGATGACGCTTGATGAAGTTTCTTATATCTACTTCGCGTATGCATTTGGAATTATCGGCGCACCGCTCGCTGGTTCTATTGCCAGTAAAGCAGGTATGAATTCTGTTCGATTTATAGGTGTACTCTTGCTGGCGGTTGGCTGTCTTCTAACCATTCCAACTATATTACCGTTGATTATTATTGGTTATTGCATTATCTGTCTTGGTTTTTTCTCTGCCCATTCTTTAACTGCGGCATCTGTCAGTAAAGAAGCAACGCATCATAAGGGGAGTGCATCAAGCCTGTACCTGGTTTCTTATTATATTGGTATGGCGGCAGGAAGTACGCTAGTAACACCGCTTTGGCAGTTTGCAGGGTGGACGGGTCTCGCTATGTTTTCAGCAGTTGTGCCAGTTGTCTATGTACTATTGATTCGATTGCGACGCAGAGTGTTGAGTAAAGTGCAGTAA
- a CDS encoding ABC transporter substrate-binding protein, protein MGKWVKKAGLFSLLSFVLIMGACSPKEVTKPVTNDDKPASGDLAPLEKQAKVFIAEDGAASGAGFYIAKEKGYFDDYNIRVDFADFANSDDMLPALAAGEVDIAGGVSTASFFNAIAQGIDVRIIADKGHNMPGKSYFSFVIGNHMVDEIKEYSDFKGKKIAVSSRNSIDGYIYEEMLKHAGLTEDDVEYVHIADFGAMLGAIDSGTIDAALNIEPLIAQGISKGFHVRFGDATDYAPESQIAMVLASPQFMANEELSLRFMAAYLKGVRDYNDAFFKDHGKEEIIDIMVKHTALKDPELWERVFVTGLDPNGKMFIDDIKKQYEMYKANGAIRGEIDFDKSVDPSLVERAIKEIGLYED, encoded by the coding sequence GTGGGGAAATGGGTGAAGAAGGCGGGTTTGTTCAGCTTATTATCGTTCGTATTGATCATGGGGGCATGTTCTCCGAAAGAAGTTACGAAGCCTGTAACGAATGACGACAAGCCAGCATCGGGTGATTTGGCTCCACTTGAGAAGCAGGCGAAAGTATTTATAGCGGAAGATGGCGCGGCTTCTGGAGCTGGCTTCTATATTGCGAAAGAAAAAGGGTATTTTGACGATTATAATATCCGTGTAGATTTTGCGGATTTTGCAAATAGTGATGACATGTTGCCCGCACTAGCCGCTGGGGAAGTCGATATCGCGGGTGGCGTCTCCACTGCATCATTCTTTAATGCGATCGCCCAAGGCATTGATGTACGGATCATTGCGGATAAAGGTCATAATATGCCCGGTAAGTCCTACTTCAGTTTCGTCATCGGTAATCATATGGTCGATGAAATCAAGGAATACAGTGACTTCAAAGGAAAGAAAATCGCAGTATCGTCTCGTAACTCTATTGATGGCTATATCTATGAAGAGATGTTAAAGCATGCAGGTTTGACGGAAGATGATGTAGAGTATGTGCACATCGCAGACTTCGGTGCAATGCTTGGGGCCATTGATTCAGGAACGATTGATGCAGCATTAAATATTGAACCGCTTATTGCGCAGGGTATCAGTAAAGGTTTTCACGTTCGCTTTGGAGACGCCACGGATTATGCGCCTGAATCACAAATCGCCATGGTATTGGCTTCGCCTCAGTTCATGGCCAATGAAGAACTGTCGCTACGCTTCATGGCGGCCTATTTAAAAGGAGTGCGTGACTATAACGACGCATTCTTTAAAGATCATGGTAAAGAAGAGATTATAGACATTATGGTGAAACATACGGCGTTGAAAGATCCTGAGTTATGGGAGAGAGTGTTCGTGACAGGACTCGATCCAAACGGCAAGATGTTTATCGACGATATTAAGAAACAGTATGAGATGTATAAGGCGAATGGAGCGATTCGTGGTGAAATCGATTTCGATAAGTCTGTAGATCCGTCGCTTGTTGAGCGTGCGATTAAAGAAATTGGGTTGTACGAAGATTGA
- a CDS encoding AI-2E family transporter, with translation MTKKVWFQVGVGILLALLITKFFLEVNYIFRPVGIILQTIIMPLIFGGLLYYITVPIQHYLEKKKMPRWGSIITIMLILVAVIWILIAIIGPMVTKQVNNLVDNGPALTHQIEQLKDKAINQMDNLPEGLQDSLNSAVESIQTFAVTFGKWFVQFVQSFVQAVALLLLVPFFFLFMLKDHEKFAPRVYNLFSGKRRIWIKKTLEDIDQVLRSYIQGQLLISAILAAIILIGYSIIGLEYALLLAILALFMNIIPFIGPWIAVAPALIIAYLQEPKLVIWVGVVTLVAQQIDSNLITPNVMGKSLDIHPLTIITVLLVAGSLAGFLGILVAVPAYAVGKVIVQNIYEMRQEISEAATKNI, from the coding sequence TTGACGAAAAAGGTGTGGTTTCAGGTAGGTGTTGGTATATTACTGGCATTGTTGATCACGAAATTCTTTTTAGAAGTAAATTATATTTTTAGACCGGTGGGTATCATTTTACAGACTATTATCATGCCATTAATCTTCGGTGGCCTGCTTTATTACATAACGGTACCTATCCAGCACTATTTGGAAAAGAAAAAAATGCCGAGATGGGGAAGTATCATAACGATTATGCTCATACTCGTAGCGGTTATTTGGATTTTAATCGCAATAATTGGTCCGATGGTCACGAAACAAGTGAATAATCTCGTGGACAACGGGCCCGCTCTCACTCATCAGATTGAGCAGCTAAAAGATAAAGCAATTAATCAAATGGACAATTTACCTGAAGGTTTGCAGGATTCTCTGAATTCAGCAGTTGAGTCAATCCAAACTTTTGCGGTAACATTCGGCAAATGGTTCGTACAATTTGTACAATCCTTCGTCCAAGCGGTAGCGTTATTGTTACTTGTACCGTTCTTCTTCTTATTTATGTTGAAGGATCATGAAAAATTTGCTCCGAGAGTATACAATCTATTTTCCGGAAAGCGACGTATATGGATAAAGAAGACATTGGAAGATATTGATCAGGTCTTACGTTCTTATATTCAAGGACAATTATTAATTAGTGCTATTTTGGCAGCGATTATTTTGATTGGTTATTCAATCATCGGATTGGAGTATGCCTTGTTACTAGCAATTCTCGCTTTATTCATGAATATCATTCCGTTTATTGGACCGTGGATTGCGGTAGCTCCAGCCTTAATCATTGCGTATTTACAGGAACCCAAATTAGTTATTTGGGTCGGAGTGGTTACGTTAGTCGCACAGCAAATCGATAGTAATCTCATTACGCCGAACGTCATGGGGAAATCACTTGATATTCATCCTCTAACGATCATTACAGTATTATTAGTGGCGGGAAGTCTTGCAGGATTCCTTGGTATTCTAGTAGCTGTACCTGCTTATGCAGTTGGTAAAGTAATTGTGCAGAACATCTATGAAATGCGACAAGAAATTAGTGAAGCGGCTACGAAGAATATATAG
- a CDS encoding DMT family transporter: protein MRKYIGEIGLTFTAIIWGSGFVMSALALEYYTPYQILAVRFIIGALLLSIVFHKRLLRVDKSVLWKGALLGVFLYGAFALQTVGLQFTTPSKNAFLTGVNVVMVPLIAFILYKRKLDTFEWFGAVLALIGVAVLSLQWSTTINIGDVLTLGCAVMFAFHILYTARFVRSEDAILLTLLQMVVAAGISSVTVIVMGETSFSMEPKGVSSVLYLAVFSTTLAFLMQTVGQKHLSETKAAIILSTESVWGMIFSVALAYELLTFRMFLGALIIFIAILLSEVRPLLLKKRIPRQVKEHEI from the coding sequence ATGAGGAAATACATAGGTGAGATTGGGTTGACGTTCACTGCTATTATCTGGGGGAGCGGTTTTGTGATGAGCGCGCTCGCTTTGGAATATTACACACCGTATCAAATTTTAGCTGTGCGTTTTATCATTGGGGCTTTACTACTTAGTATCGTCTTCCATAAACGTCTACTTCGGGTGGATAAGTCGGTTTTATGGAAAGGCGCATTGCTTGGTGTTTTTCTGTATGGAGCATTTGCTTTGCAGACGGTAGGTTTGCAGTTTACGACACCTTCAAAGAATGCATTTTTAACCGGTGTAAATGTAGTGATGGTCCCGTTGATCGCGTTCATTTTGTATAAGCGGAAACTCGATACATTTGAATGGTTTGGTGCAGTACTGGCGCTAATTGGAGTGGCGGTTTTATCGTTGCAGTGGTCTACCACTATTAACATTGGCGATGTATTGACACTTGGTTGTGCCGTAATGTTCGCGTTTCATATTTTATACACGGCGCGCTTTGTCCGCTCAGAAGACGCCATTTTGCTAACGCTATTACAAATGGTTGTCGCCGCAGGGATCAGCTCGGTGACTGTTATCGTAATGGGCGAGACGTCATTCTCCATGGAGCCAAAGGGTGTAAGTTCAGTGTTGTACTTAGCTGTATTTTCTACGACGTTGGCATTCTTGATGCAAACAGTTGGACAGAAACACTTATCAGAAACGAAAGCGGCCATTATTTTATCGACAGAATCAGTTTGGGGCATGATTTTCTCTGTTGCCCTCGCCTATGAACTGTTGACGTTCCGCATGTTCCTAGGTGCACTCATTATCTTCATCGCGATTTTATTGTCAGAAGTTAGACCGCTATTATTGAAAAAACGCATTCCGCGGCAAGTTAAAGAGCATGAAATTTGA
- a CDS encoding CsbD family protein — protein sequence MSNKDHGTEDKLKGFGNKVKGSVKDTVGDLTDNTKMQAEGKWDKAKGATQEKIGKAKERFSDDESHPEK from the coding sequence ATGAGTAACAAAGATCACGGTACAGAAGATAAATTAAAAGGTTTTGGCAACAAAGTCAAAGGTAGTGTAAAAGATACCGTAGGTGATTTAACTGACAACACTAAAATGCAAGCTGAAGGTAAATGGGACAAAGCAAAAGGTGCTACACAAGAAAAGATCGGTAAAGCAAAAGAACGCTTTAGTGATGATGAATCACATCCTGAAAAATAA
- a CDS encoding general stress protein produces the protein MANKQYEGTFHSVDNVRYKITELEAKGFKKHHICVVSNVRDDLKVLESDPEIEIIGIQEGSVWDHTRRLFNSKDEMLTIFIKMGFTKLESKTFYNDLKEGGIALFVDQLTDEERAQSVDPHDSAHQQTDSGENLDSNPNGEVGNPIPNSPRIGTNQL, from the coding sequence ATGGCTAATAAACAATATGAGGGCACATTTCATTCCGTAGATAACGTTCGTTATAAAATAACTGAACTAGAAGCAAAAGGATTTAAAAAGCATCACATTTGTGTAGTCTCCAATGTGCGAGATGACCTAAAAGTACTGGAAAGTGATCCTGAAATTGAAATAATCGGTATTCAGGAAGGATCGGTTTGGGATCATACGCGCCGTTTGTTCAACAGTAAAGATGAAATGTTAACGATTTTCATTAAAATGGGTTTTACAAAATTAGAATCCAAAACATTCTATAATGATTTAAAAGAAGGTGGGATCGCTTTATTTGTTGATCAACTGACAGATGAAGAACGAGCGCAATCTGTAGATCCACATGATAGTGCCCATCAGCAAACAGACAGTGGTGAAAATCTGGATAGTAATCCGAATGGAGAAGTAGGTAATCCTATTCCAAATAGTCCACGAATAGGTACAAATCAGTTGTAA
- a CDS encoding SLC13 family permease: protein MLQQTWNRLWSLHDQVKDVFRFFAAPASSEMATGGQGGKKIGVNHEGGGRDSRSYSATQLIGLVLGPLLFSLILLFFKPTDLSAAGIAILASTVWIAVWWITEAIPIPVASLLPLILFPMTGGLEMKDTASSYGDETIFLFMGGFMIALALEKWNLHRRIALTIISAIGTNMDKIVLGFMVATGFLSMWISNTATAMMMVPIGLAIITQVTIALKDDPTIDTSKENFGFGKALMLGIAYSASLGGIATLIGTPPNTLLAGAINKIYGIELSFGKWMLFGVPFAWVFILLTWWYLVKIVYKSPVKTLPGGREVIDKEKKLLGRPSIEEIMVFIVFALAAFSWITRSFFLSRFIDGLSDGVIAITFAMILFIIPSVNKKGDHLLDWNTAVKLPWGILLLFGGGLAIAAGFVSSGLSEWIGTQLIGLKGVPLIVIILIVTTLVIFLTEITSNTATASMMYPIMASLALALNFHPYALMIAAGVAASCAFMLPVATPPNAVVFGSGYLRIPDMAKAGFALNIVGVLLVTLCIYFLLPILWGIDLHTVPDVFKN, encoded by the coding sequence ATGTTACAACAGACTTGGAATCGTCTTTGGTCGTTACACGATCAAGTTAAAGATGTCTTCCGCTTTTTTGCTGCGCCCGCTTCTTCTGAAATGGCAACAGGCGGACAGGGTGGAAAAAAGATTGGCGTGAATCATGAAGGTGGAGGTAGGGACTCCCGCAGTTATTCAGCTACACAGCTCATTGGATTGGTGCTTGGGCCATTACTCTTTTCCCTTATTTTACTGTTTTTCAAACCTACAGACTTATCCGCAGCGGGTATCGCTATTTTAGCCAGTACTGTATGGATTGCGGTTTGGTGGATTACGGAAGCCATTCCGATTCCAGTTGCGTCCTTGCTACCACTCATACTGTTTCCAATGACAGGCGGCTTGGAAATGAAAGACACCGCTTCTTCCTATGGAGATGAAACGATTTTCTTATTTATGGGTGGATTTATGATCGCACTCGCGCTTGAGAAGTGGAATTTACATCGACGAATTGCACTGACAATCATCTCTGCAATCGGAACAAACATGGACAAAATCGTTCTCGGTTTCATGGTAGCTACCGGATTTTTATCTATGTGGATTTCTAACACTGCCACAGCAATGATGATGGTGCCAATCGGTTTGGCGATCATTACACAAGTAACAATCGCATTAAAGGACGATCCGACTATCGATACATCAAAAGAAAACTTTGGATTCGGTAAAGCATTGATGCTTGGTATTGCTTACTCTGCTTCATTAGGCGGGATTGCGACATTGATCGGTACGCCTCCGAATACACTGCTTGCTGGTGCCATCAATAAAATTTATGGCATCGAGTTATCCTTTGGTAAATGGATGTTGTTCGGCGTACCTTTTGCTTGGGTATTCATCTTACTGACTTGGTGGTACCTAGTGAAGATCGTCTACAAATCACCAGTCAAAACATTACCTGGCGGACGCGAAGTCATTGATAAGGAAAAGAAGTTGCTTGGACGTCCATCCATTGAAGAAATTATGGTCTTCATCGTCTTTGCTCTTGCTGCTTTTTCATGGATTACGCGCTCATTCTTCCTATCGAGATTTATTGACGGCTTAAGTGACGGTGTCATCGCTATTACGTTTGCAATGATTTTGTTCATCATTCCGTCTGTAAATAAAAAAGGTGATCACTTACTGGATTGGAATACGGCAGTGAAATTACCTTGGGGTATCTTACTTCTCTTCGGTGGTGGACTGGCTATCGCAGCTGGCTTTGTCAGTAGCGGTCTGTCCGAATGGATCGGTACTCAACTGATTGGGTTGAAAGGTGTTCCGCTCATTGTCATCATTTTGATTGTTACGACACTGGTTATTTTCTTGACAGAAATCACATCGAATACAGCAACAGCTTCTATGATGTATCCAATCATGGCTTCGTTGGCACTTGCACTTAATTTCCATCCGTATGCATTGATGATTGCAGCAGGTGTAGCAGCATCTTGTGCATTTATGCTACCGGTTGCCACCCCACCGAACGCAGTCGTTTTCGGATCAGGTTATCTACGAATTCCTGACATGGCGAAAGCTGGCTTCGCGCTCAATATAGTTGGGGTCTTGCTCGTGACACTTTGTATCTACTTCCTGCTTCCAATATTATGGGGCATCGATTTGCATACAGTACCAGATGTATTTAAAAACTAA
- a CDS encoding ABC transporter ATP-binding protein has product MEGEPKITVDGLMKAFYKKQGSVIALEDISLTVAEGEFVCLVGPSGCGKTTLLRILAGLEQPSVGNFTIATETNDRPLQSMVFQERGVIPWLTVRENVAFGLKMRNLPKAFINERTDFYLKKTGLERFASLYPKELSGGMKQRVSIARAFANDPEILLMDEPFGALDEQNRFILQEELLSIWAETKKTVLFITHSIDEALLLSDRILLMGAQPGKIIEEIIIDMPRPRKMEDVRKDPEMATKFIEIWHHLQEEVLKSRE; this is encoded by the coding sequence ATGGAGGGGGAGCCAAAGATTACGGTGGATGGACTAATGAAAGCTTTTTATAAGAAACAGGGCAGTGTCATTGCACTTGAAGATATTTCTCTGACGGTAGCTGAAGGTGAATTTGTTTGTCTCGTTGGGCCGAGCGGTTGTGGCAAGACGACGCTGTTACGTATCTTGGCTGGACTTGAACAGCCAAGTGTCGGCAACTTTACGATTGCGACTGAGACGAATGATCGTCCGTTGCAATCGATGGTATTCCAAGAACGTGGTGTCATTCCATGGCTGACAGTACGTGAAAATGTAGCCTTCGGGTTGAAGATGCGTAATTTGCCGAAAGCATTCATTAATGAACGAACGGACTTTTATTTGAAGAAGACAGGGTTGGAACGGTTCGCTTCGCTGTATCCAAAGGAATTGTCAGGCGGTATGAAGCAACGCGTGAGTATAGCGAGAGCTTTTGCGAATGATCCCGAGATTTTACTGATGGATGAACCGTTTGGTGCACTCGATGAACAGAACCGCTTTATTTTGCAGGAAGAGTTATTGAGTATTTGGGCAGAGACGAAGAAGACCGTATTGTTCATTACACATAGTATTGATGAAGCGTTGTTGCTCAGTGATCGCATTCTGTTGATGGGAGCTCAACCGGGGAAAATCATTGAAGAAATCATTATTGATATGCCAAGGCCGAGAAAGATGGAGGATGTTCGGAAAGATCCGGAAATGGCAACAAAATTCATCGAGATATGGCATCATTTGCAAGAGGAAGTACTGAAATCGAGAGAATAA